In one Antennarius striatus isolate MH-2024 chromosome 15, ASM4005453v1, whole genome shotgun sequence genomic region, the following are encoded:
- the gal3st1b gene encoding galactosylceramide sulfotransferase isoform X2 — translation MMSGMKGLKCTLVTQGLVLWCVFTNILLALYCLTHPTPRTFSGSQEDTCPLNVMKQLKTNGTAAAQQTKAQNKECSPIVNIMFMKTHKTASSTILNILFRFGEKHKLKFAFPDGRNDFYYPSPFLCSQVKDYRPGDCFNIICNHLRFDRQEVAKLLPPDTVYVTILRDPVDLFESSFHYYRRVIPLTWRITGENKLAEFLNSPLAFYKPDAFNAFYLRNLLFFDFGLDNNQESDDPGVMNDIKNLSTHFDLVLIAEYFEESLILLKETLCWTMEDILHFKLNARKTSSVPRLTPEMRVKALQWNGADWKLYQHFNTTFWARVEAFGRERMNQEVKDLRRRNAEMMAMCLQGGEAVEARKIQDSRFLPWQPVGESSILGYNMKKSIDPKFRTICEKMVTPEIQYLSELGVSLWLTRLWGWLKDTLLVV, via the exons ATGATGTCTGGCATGAAAGGACTTAAATGCACACTTGTGACACAAGGCCTGGTTCTTTGGTGTGTATTCACCAACATCTTGCTGGCGCTATATTGCCTAACACACCCAACTCCCAGGACGTTTAG TGGCTCTCAAGAAGACACATGTCCTCTCAATGTGATGAAACAATTAAAGACAAACGGGACCGCAGCAGCTCAACAGACGAAAGCCCAGAATAAGGAGTGCTCCCCCATTGTGAACATCATGTTCATGAAGACACATAAAACCGCCAGTAGCACCATACTCAACATCCTCTTCAGATTTGGCGAAAAGCACAAGCTTAAATTTGCTTTCCCTGACGGGCGCAACGACTTCTACTACCCATCACCTTTCCTGTGCTCCCAAGTTAAAGACTACAGACCTGGAGACTGTTTCAACATAATCTGTAACCACCTCCGTTTTGACCGTCAAGAAGTTGCCAAACTCCTGCCTCCAGATACCGTGTACGTCACCATCCTGCGTGATCCAGTGGATCTCTTTGAGTCCTCCTTCCACTATTATCGCAGAGTAATTCCTCTCACGTGGCGCATCACTGGAGAGAACAAACTGGCAGAATTTCTGAACAGTCCTCTAGCTTTCTATAAGCCAGATGCGTTCAACGCATTCTATCTTAGAAATTTACTCTTTTTTGACTTTGGTTTGGACAACAACCAAGAATCTGATGATCCTGGTGTGATGAATGATATTAAAAACCTATCAACACACTTTGATCTGGTTCTCATTGCAGAATATTTTGAGGAGTCTCTTATCCTGCTTAAGGAAACACTCTGTTGGACTATGGAGGACATCCTGCATTTTAAACTCAATGCTCGCAAGACCTCATCTGTACCTCGACTGACCCCTGAGATGAGAGTCAAAGCTTTGCAGTGGAACGGAGCCGACTGGAAACTATATCAGCACTTCAATACCACCTTCTGGGCCAGAGTAGAAGCATTTGGGAGAGAGAGGATGAATCAAGAGGTGAAGGATCTAAGGAGAAGAAATGCTGAGATGATGGCCATGTGCCTCCAAGGTGGTGAGGCAGTTGAAGCTAGAAAGATTCAGGATAGTCGTTTCCTGCCCTGGCAGCCGGTTGGAGAGTCTTCCATCCTGGGGTACAACATGAAGAAAAGCATCGATCCTAAATTCAGAACCATCTGTGAAAAAATGGTCACACCTGAAATACAATATCTATCAGAGCTGGGTGTCAGCCTTTGGCTTACAAGACTATGGGGCTGGCTAAAAGACACTCTTCTTGTAGTTTAA
- the gal3st1b gene encoding galactosylceramide sulfotransferase isoform X1, producing the protein MISDVTFQVPPGVLMMSGMKGLKCTLVTQGLVLWCVFTNILLALYCLTHPTPRTFSGSQEDTCPLNVMKQLKTNGTAAAQQTKAQNKECSPIVNIMFMKTHKTASSTILNILFRFGEKHKLKFAFPDGRNDFYYPSPFLCSQVKDYRPGDCFNIICNHLRFDRQEVAKLLPPDTVYVTILRDPVDLFESSFHYYRRVIPLTWRITGENKLAEFLNSPLAFYKPDAFNAFYLRNLLFFDFGLDNNQESDDPGVMNDIKNLSTHFDLVLIAEYFEESLILLKETLCWTMEDILHFKLNARKTSSVPRLTPEMRVKALQWNGADWKLYQHFNTTFWARVEAFGRERMNQEVKDLRRRNAEMMAMCLQGGEAVEARKIQDSRFLPWQPVGESSILGYNMKKSIDPKFRTICEKMVTPEIQYLSELGVSLWLTRLWGWLKDTLLVV; encoded by the exons ATGATCTCTGATGTCACTTTTCAGGTTCCACCTGGAGTTTTAATGATGTCTGGCATGAAAGGACTTAAATGCACACTTGTGACACAAGGCCTGGTTCTTTGGTGTGTATTCACCAACATCTTGCTGGCGCTATATTGCCTAACACACCCAACTCCCAGGACGTTTAG TGGCTCTCAAGAAGACACATGTCCTCTCAATGTGATGAAACAATTAAAGACAAACGGGACCGCAGCAGCTCAACAGACGAAAGCCCAGAATAAGGAGTGCTCCCCCATTGTGAACATCATGTTCATGAAGACACATAAAACCGCCAGTAGCACCATACTCAACATCCTCTTCAGATTTGGCGAAAAGCACAAGCTTAAATTTGCTTTCCCTGACGGGCGCAACGACTTCTACTACCCATCACCTTTCCTGTGCTCCCAAGTTAAAGACTACAGACCTGGAGACTGTTTCAACATAATCTGTAACCACCTCCGTTTTGACCGTCAAGAAGTTGCCAAACTCCTGCCTCCAGATACCGTGTACGTCACCATCCTGCGTGATCCAGTGGATCTCTTTGAGTCCTCCTTCCACTATTATCGCAGAGTAATTCCTCTCACGTGGCGCATCACTGGAGAGAACAAACTGGCAGAATTTCTGAACAGTCCTCTAGCTTTCTATAAGCCAGATGCGTTCAACGCATTCTATCTTAGAAATTTACTCTTTTTTGACTTTGGTTTGGACAACAACCAAGAATCTGATGATCCTGGTGTGATGAATGATATTAAAAACCTATCAACACACTTTGATCTGGTTCTCATTGCAGAATATTTTGAGGAGTCTCTTATCCTGCTTAAGGAAACACTCTGTTGGACTATGGAGGACATCCTGCATTTTAAACTCAATGCTCGCAAGACCTCATCTGTACCTCGACTGACCCCTGAGATGAGAGTCAAAGCTTTGCAGTGGAACGGAGCCGACTGGAAACTATATCAGCACTTCAATACCACCTTCTGGGCCAGAGTAGAAGCATTTGGGAGAGAGAGGATGAATCAAGAGGTGAAGGATCTAAGGAGAAGAAATGCTGAGATGATGGCCATGTGCCTCCAAGGTGGTGAGGCAGTTGAAGCTAGAAAGATTCAGGATAGTCGTTTCCTGCCCTGGCAGCCGGTTGGAGAGTCTTCCATCCTGGGGTACAACATGAAGAAAAGCATCGATCCTAAATTCAGAACCATCTGTGAAAAAATGGTCACACCTGAAATACAATATCTATCAGAGCTGGGTGTCAGCCTTTGGCTTACAAGACTATGGGGCTGGCTAAAAGACACTCTTCTTGTAGTTTAA